From the Hymenobacter yonginensis genome, one window contains:
- a CDS encoding PPK2 family polyphosphate kinase, with product MSKHATPDLTKLPSRAPAEFHKEHTLRELKRIRQELIELQYRLYAENRHSVLVILQGMDASGKDGLIRRVFSGLNPQGVQVHSFKEPTAEELAHDFLWRVHQQAPARGMLQVFNRSHYEDVLITRVQGLIPAEEAKRRFVAINNFEKLLQQAGTTVLKFYLHVSEAEQRERLLERTLDPDKQWKYEAGDEEKARQWPQYRAVYEDVFRHCSPASCPWHLVPADQNWYKAYVVARTLRDALLRLDPQLPAPKATRKPAS from the coding sequence ATGAGCAAACACGCCACCCCTGACCTGACCAAGCTGCCCAGCCGAGCGCCTGCCGAGTTTCACAAAGAGCACACGCTACGGGAGCTAAAGCGCATCCGGCAGGAGTTGATTGAACTGCAGTACCGGCTCTACGCCGAAAACCGCCACAGCGTGCTCGTGATTCTACAGGGCATGGATGCCAGCGGCAAAGACGGCCTGATCCGGCGGGTGTTCAGCGGCCTCAATCCGCAGGGCGTGCAGGTGCATTCCTTCAAAGAACCGACTGCCGAAGAGCTGGCGCACGACTTCCTGTGGCGGGTGCACCAGCAGGCGCCGGCTCGCGGCATGCTGCAGGTGTTCAACCGCTCCCACTACGAGGACGTGCTCATCACGCGGGTGCAGGGCCTGATACCGGCCGAGGAAGCCAAGCGCCGGTTTGTGGCCATCAACAACTTCGAGAAGCTGCTGCAGCAGGCGGGCACCACGGTGCTCAAGTTCTACCTCCACGTCTCGGAAGCCGAGCAGCGGGAGCGGCTGCTGGAGCGCACCCTCGACCCCGACAAACAGTGGAAATACGAGGCCGGCGACGAAGAAAAGGCGCGCCAGTGGCCCCAGTACCGCGCCGTGTACGAAGACGTGTTCCGGCACTGCAGCCCAGCCAGCTGCCCCTGGCACCTCGTGCCCGCCGACCAGAACTGGTACAAAGCCTACGTGGTGGCTCGCACTCTGCGCGATGCCCTGCTCCGCCTCGACCCGCAGCTGCCCGCGCCCAAGGCCACCCGCAAGCCGGCTAGCTGA
- a CDS encoding Hsp20/alpha crystallin family protein, with product MAPQLDLLNTLGGGIAQVQLRVDKREQGVLVRVAAPSVSPENIHVLLNNNRLTVLGEYRHQPEDQLAAPLFTRVLDLPANLDLTRIDAVHEEGELHIRIPYQNPADRPREITIKQR from the coding sequence TTGGCCCCGCAACTTGATCTGCTCAACACGCTGGGTGGGGGCATCGCGCAGGTTCAGCTGCGCGTGGACAAGCGGGAGCAAGGCGTACTGGTACGCGTAGCGGCCCCGTCGGTGAGCCCCGAAAATATTCATGTGCTGCTCAACAACAACCGCCTGACGGTGCTGGGCGAATACCGCCATCAGCCCGAGGACCAGCTGGCCGCGCCGCTCTTCACGCGCGTGCTCGACCTGCCTGCCAACCTCGACCTGACCCGGATTGATGCCGTGCATGAAGAAGGAGAGCTCCACATACGGATTCCGTACCAGAATCCGGCCGACCGCCCCCGCGAAATCACCATTAAGCAGCGCTAA
- a CDS encoding VF530 family protein: MPSAPQDARDENGHLIRELHGVTLASIIDYLQARYGWPGLDERLRMNCFAVNPSAKSALAFLRRTPWARAKVEELYIRTRSAEVLGK, encoded by the coding sequence ATGCCCTCTGCCCCCCAAGATGCCCGCGACGAAAACGGCCACCTCATCCGTGAGCTGCACGGCGTCACGCTGGCTTCCATCATCGACTACCTGCAGGCCCGCTACGGCTGGCCCGGCCTCGATGAGCGGCTGCGCATGAACTGCTTTGCCGTGAACCCCAGTGCCAAGTCGGCGCTGGCGTTTCTGCGCCGCACGCCCTGGGCCCGCGCCAAAGTGGAAGAGCTCTACATCCGCACCCGCAGCGCCGAAGTGCTTGGTAAATAG
- a CDS encoding glycoside hydrolase family 25 protein — translation MTLLMKRPASTPPRRRPSLPPWLRWVVGVVLLGTLGFYLTHRRQINRHARLAWASLISRHLTGHEKTPLLDGYSVHGIDVSAYQGRINWAEVASHDVQFAFIKATEGVTLRDQRFRRNWEAARKAGVYRGAYHYFQPNYDGARQANLFTRTVPLAPGDLPPVLDVEHAEFHDVAAMRRNVGVWLRLVERHYGVRPILYSNYSFYKRHLAGHFDKYPLWLAHYEVPEPRLPREKWIIWQHSDEAYIPGIRGTVDFNVFQGSFQTLLALRIPPKTGPAPR, via the coding sequence ATGACCCTGCTGATGAAACGCCCTGCCTCCACTCCGCCGCGCCGCCGCCCGAGCCTGCCGCCCTGGCTGCGCTGGGTTGTGGGAGTGGTGCTGCTGGGCACGCTGGGGTTCTACCTCACCCACCGCCGCCAGATCAACCGCCATGCGCGCCTAGCCTGGGCCTCGCTCATCAGCCGCCACCTCACGGGTCACGAAAAAACGCCCCTGCTCGACGGTTACTCCGTGCACGGCATCGACGTATCGGCCTACCAGGGGCGCATCAACTGGGCCGAGGTGGCCAGCCACGACGTGCAGTTTGCCTTCATCAAGGCCACCGAGGGCGTGACGCTGCGCGACCAGCGCTTCCGGCGCAACTGGGAGGCCGCCCGCAAAGCCGGCGTGTACCGCGGCGCCTACCACTACTTCCAGCCCAACTACGACGGCGCCCGGCAGGCCAACCTGTTTACCCGGACCGTGCCCCTGGCCCCCGGCGACCTGCCGCCGGTGCTGGACGTGGAGCACGCCGAGTTTCACGATGTGGCCGCCATGCGCCGCAACGTGGGCGTGTGGCTGCGGCTGGTGGAGCGCCACTACGGCGTGCGGCCCATCCTGTACTCCAACTACAGCTTCTACAAGCGCCATTTAGCGGGCCATTTCGATAAATACCCGCTCTGGCTGGCGCACTATGAGGTGCCGGAGCCCCGGCTGCCGCGTGAGAAGTGGATTATCTGGCAGCATTCCGACGAAGCTTACATTCCCGGCATCCGCGGCACCGTCGATTTCAACGTGTTTCAGGGCAGCTTCCAGACGCTGCTGGCCCTGCGTATTCCTCCCAAAACCGGGCCGGCGCCACGCTAA
- a CDS encoding septal ring lytic transglycosylase RlpA family protein yields MTRPAFLPFGLRPGPGPRLATGLLLLLLAALGGCAGGGSTFTQTGQASYYADKFEGRKTASGTVYRGGRLTAAHNTLPFGTVVKVTNPRSKKSVKVTVTDRGPHAKGRIIDLSKKAARKIDILDAGVAPVKLKVVRKR; encoded by the coding sequence ATGACCCGACCTGCTTTTCTTCCTTTCGGACTGCGGCCCGGCCCCGGTCCGCGGCTGGCTACCGGGCTGCTGCTGCTCCTACTGGCCGCCCTGGGCGGCTGCGCCGGCGGCGGCTCCACCTTCACCCAAACCGGCCAGGCCTCTTACTACGCCGATAAGTTTGAGGGCCGCAAAACGGCCAGCGGCACGGTATACCGCGGCGGCCGGCTCACGGCGGCCCACAACACGCTACCCTTCGGTACGGTGGTGAAAGTCACGAACCCGCGCAGCAAAAAGTCCGTCAAGGTCACCGTCACCGACCGGGGCCCGCACGCCAAAGGCCGCATCATCGACCTGTCCAAGAAGGCCGCCCGTAAAATCGACATCCTCGACGCCGGCGTGGCCCCCGTGAAGCTCAAAGTGGTCCGGAAGCGCTAA
- a CDS encoding DUF6799 domain-containing protein, protein MKRILSLALLLATGSFVAQAQTKLPPRKPVQPRGRMVMKDGATRDGAVMKDGKVILTQQGLTNPVLQETALINGTKIKPDGTLTMPDGTTAQMKEGDYMSLTGRLTTMAMKAEQDSLMKAAMADPKAKGKTKMKKKGK, encoded by the coding sequence ATGAAACGGATTCTTTCTCTTGCCTTGCTGCTGGCTACGGGCAGCTTCGTGGCCCAGGCACAAACTAAACTCCCGCCCCGCAAACCAGTGCAGCCACGTGGCCGCATGGTGATGAAAGACGGCGCCACCCGCGACGGGGCGGTAATGAAGGACGGCAAGGTGATTCTCACCCAGCAGGGCCTCACCAACCCGGTTCTGCAGGAAACCGCCCTCATCAACGGCACCAAAATCAAGCCCGACGGCACCCTAACCATGCCCGATGGCACCACCGCCCAAATGAAGGAAGGCGACTACATGTCGCTGACCGGCCGCCTCACCACCATGGCCATGAAAGCCGAGCAGGACAGCCTGATGAAAGCCGCCATGGCAGACCCGAAAGCCAAGGGCAAAACCAAAATGAAGAAGAAAGGCAAATAG
- a CDS encoding J domain-containing protein has product MDYKDYYKILGVEKTATTDQIKKAYRKLARQHHPDVNPNNPDAEQKFKEVNEANEVLSDPEKRQKYDQLGSDWQRYQQAGAGGGSARGGGFDWSQYQQQGGFGGNDFGDGADFSDFFGSIFGNMGGGGGRSTRAAAGQDYQAELELSLQDAYEGGPRTLTVNGKSLRLTIQPGVEDGQVIRLRDQGGPGRNGGPAGSLYITLRVRPDARFARTGNDLTQEVQVPLYRALLGGEQIVETLSGPLKINIKPETQNGTRLRLRGKGFPVHKQAGQHGDLYLRLTVQLPQRLSEQEKDLLQQLAALRP; this is encoded by the coding sequence GTGGACTACAAAGACTACTACAAGATTCTGGGCGTAGAGAAAACCGCTACCACCGACCAGATAAAGAAAGCATACCGCAAGCTGGCCCGCCAGCATCACCCCGATGTGAACCCCAACAACCCGGACGCGGAGCAGAAATTCAAGGAGGTAAACGAGGCCAACGAGGTTCTCTCCGATCCGGAAAAGCGGCAGAAATACGACCAGCTCGGCAGCGACTGGCAGCGCTATCAGCAGGCCGGCGCCGGGGGCGGCAGTGCCCGGGGCGGCGGCTTCGACTGGAGCCAGTACCAGCAGCAGGGCGGCTTCGGCGGCAACGACTTCGGCGACGGCGCCGACTTCTCGGACTTCTTCGGCTCTATTTTCGGAAATATGGGCGGCGGCGGCGGACGCAGCACACGCGCCGCGGCCGGCCAGGACTACCAGGCCGAGCTGGAGCTGAGCCTGCAGGACGCCTACGAAGGCGGGCCGCGCACGCTCACTGTCAACGGCAAAAGCCTGCGCCTCACCATTCAGCCCGGCGTTGAGGATGGGCAGGTGATCCGGCTGCGCGACCAGGGCGGCCCCGGCCGCAACGGCGGGCCGGCCGGCTCGCTCTACATCACGCTGCGCGTGCGGCCCGATGCCCGCTTCGCCCGCACCGGCAACGACCTCACCCAGGAAGTGCAGGTGCCGCTGTACCGGGCCCTGCTGGGCGGCGAGCAGATAGTAGAAACCCTCTCGGGCCCGCTCAAAATCAACATCAAGCCCGAAACCCAGAACGGCACCCGCCTACGCCTGCGCGGCAAGGGCTTCCCAGTGCACAAGCAGGCCGGCCAGCACGGCGACCTGTACCTGCGCCTCACGGTGCAGCTGCCCCAGCGGCTTTCTGAGCAGGAAAAAGACCTGTTGCAGCAGCTGGCCGCACTGCGGCCCTAG
- a CDS encoding ZIP family metal transporter, whose translation MWFAVLLLFLTVLGAGWSTRLVPTASTVWMKPLLAFSGAYLFTLTITHLLPEALLLVPGNMHRIGYFVLAGFFGQLILEVFSQGVEHGHVHHHSEHVGHVPFLLLFSLVIHSFLEGSILVKAPAAGAVSDNFYAILTGVALHHIPAAFALMAALRLRLGSFRKALPLLVLFALAAPIGIIVSNYVVLDQLLTGGLYAALLGFVAGNFLHVSTTILFETSPEHKLNMPKLAATLAGTLLALGVEAL comes from the coding sequence ATGTGGTTTGCTGTTTTGCTGTTGTTTCTTACCGTGCTGGGGGCCGGCTGGTCTACCCGGCTGGTACCAACCGCCAGCACCGTCTGGATGAAGCCGCTGCTGGCCTTTAGCGGCGCGTATCTGTTTACGCTCACCATCACGCACCTGCTGCCCGAAGCGCTGCTGCTGGTGCCCGGCAACATGCACCGCATCGGCTACTTTGTGCTGGCGGGCTTTTTCGGGCAGCTGATTCTGGAGGTCTTCTCGCAGGGCGTGGAGCACGGGCACGTGCACCATCATTCCGAGCACGTGGGACACGTACCGTTCCTGCTGCTGTTTTCGCTGGTGATTCACTCATTTCTGGAGGGCAGCATCCTGGTGAAGGCCCCCGCCGCCGGCGCCGTGAGCGACAATTTCTACGCCATCCTGACGGGCGTGGCGCTCCACCACATTCCGGCTGCCTTCGCCCTGATGGCCGCGCTGCGGCTGCGGCTGGGCAGTTTCCGGAAGGCGCTGCCGCTGCTGGTGCTGTTTGCGCTGGCGGCCCCAATCGGTATCATCGTCAGCAACTACGTGGTGCTCGACCAGCTCCTGACCGGTGGCCTCTACGCGGCGCTGCTGGGCTTTGTGGCCGGCAACTTCCTGCACGTTTCCACCACTATCCTCTTCGAAACCAGCCCCGAGCACAAACTCAACATGCCCAAGCTGGCCGCCACCCTGGCCGGCACCCTGCTGGCCCTAGGCGTGGAAGCACTTTAG
- a CDS encoding class I SAM-dependent methyltransferase has product MTPLPAPAEPEWFSTWFDSPYYHLLYHDRNQAEAQAFLDTLLTRLHPKPQARLLDFACGKGRHSIYLSERGYDVTGIDLSAESIAAARRHAHQHLHFAVHDMREPLPFGPFDFIFNLFTSFGYFQHESENVLALRNATAALRPGGKLVIDFLNTERTVRELVAHEQKTVNGITFQLRRHLDRDFIVKEIDFRTADSQEMHFEERVRALSRERFEEYFLLAGLRLVDVLGDYQLRPYDEASSPRMIFILKK; this is encoded by the coding sequence ATGACGCCTTTACCCGCCCCGGCGGAGCCGGAATGGTTTAGCACCTGGTTCGACTCGCCTTACTACCACCTGCTCTACCACGACCGGAACCAGGCCGAAGCCCAGGCTTTCCTGGATACGCTGCTGACGCGCCTGCACCCCAAGCCGCAGGCGCGCCTGCTGGACTTTGCCTGCGGCAAGGGCCGGCATTCCATTTACCTGAGCGAGCGGGGCTACGACGTAACCGGCATCGACCTGTCGGCGGAGAGCATTGCGGCGGCGCGGCGCCACGCCCACCAGCACCTGCACTTTGCGGTGCACGACATGCGGGAGCCGCTGCCGTTCGGGCCTTTCGATTTCATTTTCAACCTGTTCACCAGCTTCGGCTACTTTCAGCACGAGAGCGAAAACGTGCTGGCGCTGCGCAACGCCACGGCGGCCCTGCGGCCGGGCGGCAAGCTGGTCATCGACTTCCTGAACACCGAACGCACGGTGCGCGAGCTGGTAGCGCACGAACAAAAAACGGTGAACGGCATTACGTTCCAGCTGCGCCGCCACCTCGACCGGGACTTCATCGTGAAGGAAATCGACTTCCGGACCGCCGACAGCCAGGAAATGCATTTCGAGGAGCGGGTGCGGGCCCTGAGCCGGGAACGGTTTGAGGAGTATTTCCTGCTGGCCGGGCTGCGGCTGGTAGACGTGCTCGGCGACTACCAGCTGCGCCCCTACGACGAGGCTAGCAGCCCGCGCATGATTTTCATTCTTAAAAAGTGA
- a CDS encoding heavy metal-binding domain-containing protein, with amino-acid sequence MRIVSLKVAAAAALLLGSLTGCDSKPATEAGAAAPEASVAAPTDSLAAPAAAAAYICPMKCEGSASDKPGKCPVCEMALEPVEASKPAG; translated from the coding sequence GTGCGTATCGTTTCTCTGAAAGTAGCGGCGGCTGCCGCCCTGCTGCTGGGTAGCCTAACCGGCTGCGACAGCAAGCCCGCCACGGAAGCCGGCGCCGCCGCTCCGGAAGCCAGCGTTGCCGCCCCAACCGACAGCTTGGCTGCCCCAGCGGCGGCCGCGGCCTACATCTGCCCCATGAAGTGCGAAGGCAGCGCCAGCGACAAGCCCGGCAAATGCCCGGTGTGCGAAATGGCGCTGGAGCCTGTTGAAGCCAGCAAGCCTGCCGGCTAG
- the nadC gene encoding carboxylating nicotinate-nucleotide diphosphorylase, with product MQNTPYLTPEAISEFIRTALREDVGDGDHSSLAAIPADARNRARLLVKDEGILAGVELARHIFRAVDADLQVETLLADGDSIKHGDVVLTVEGCAQSILTAERLVLNCMQRMSGIATHTTHLRHLLAGTKARLLDTRKTTPNFRLCEKWAVLIGGGVNHRYGLFDMIILKDNHVDYAGGITEAIAATKAYLARTGRQLPIEVETRNLTEVQQALDAGGIDRIMLDNMPPTQLREAVELIAGRVETEASGGITEHTIAAVGATGVDYISVGALTHSTKSLDLSLKAF from the coding sequence GTGCAAAACACCCCCTACCTCACCCCGGAAGCAATTTCAGAGTTCATTCGTACGGCGCTCCGCGAAGACGTCGGCGACGGTGACCATTCTTCGCTGGCGGCCATTCCGGCCGACGCCCGCAACCGGGCGCGGTTGCTGGTGAAGGACGAGGGCATACTGGCCGGCGTGGAGCTGGCCCGCCACATCTTCCGGGCCGTGGACGCCGACCTGCAGGTGGAAACCCTGCTCGCCGACGGCGACTCCATCAAGCACGGCGACGTGGTACTGACGGTAGAGGGCTGCGCCCAGAGCATCCTGACGGCGGAGCGGCTGGTGCTCAACTGCATGCAGCGCATGAGCGGCATTGCCACCCACACCACCCACCTGCGCCACCTGCTAGCCGGCACTAAGGCCCGCCTGCTCGATACGCGCAAAACCACGCCCAATTTCCGCCTCTGCGAGAAGTGGGCGGTGCTCATCGGGGGCGGCGTCAACCACCGCTACGGCCTGTTCGACATGATTATCCTCAAGGACAACCACGTGGACTACGCCGGGGGCATTACGGAAGCCATTGCGGCCACCAAGGCCTACCTGGCCCGCACCGGTCGCCAGCTGCCCATTGAGGTGGAAACCCGCAACCTGACCGAAGTGCAACAGGCCCTCGACGCCGGCGGCATCGACCGTATCATGCTCGACAACATGCCGCCAACCCAGCTGCGCGAAGCCGTGGAGCTGATTGCCGGCCGCGTAGAAACCGAAGCCAGCGGCGGCATCACCGAGCACACCATTGCCGCCGTCGGGGCCACCGGCGTCGACTACATTTCCGTGGGCGCCCTCACGCACTCCACCAAAAGCCTCGACCTCAGCCTGAAAGCGTTTTAA
- a CDS encoding DUF4783 domain-containing protein has product MKRTFFHAFLFVWLLLSSGAVLAQAETFGAVRNALRSASSRELSQYFGTTVNISFDGDRQSYSATQAEFVLKDFFAKTAPATFDIVHQGASQGGIPYAIGKYNGKSGPYRVFIKMKNVNGALRIDNMDFTKE; this is encoded by the coding sequence ATGAAACGCACCTTCTTCCACGCCTTCCTGTTCGTATGGCTGCTCCTGAGTTCGGGAGCGGTGCTGGCGCAGGCCGAAACCTTCGGGGCCGTGCGCAATGCGTTGCGCAGTGCTTCCTCGCGCGAGTTGTCGCAGTATTTCGGCACCACGGTCAACATCAGCTTCGATGGCGACCGGCAGAGCTACAGCGCCACCCAGGCCGAGTTCGTCCTGAAAGACTTCTTCGCCAAAACCGCCCCCGCCACCTTCGATATCGTGCACCAGGGCGCCAGCCAGGGGGGCATTCCCTACGCCATTGGCAAGTACAACGGCAAATCGGGCCCTTATCGGGTGTTCATCAAGATGAAAAACGTGAACGGTGCCCTGCGCATCGACAACATGGATTTCACGAAAGAGTAG
- the gpmI gene encoding 2,3-bisphosphoglycerate-independent phosphoglycerate mutase gives MNKQVLLVILDGWGLAQNKEVSAIDKAQTPFVDSLFERFPHSKLQASGEAVGLPDGQMGNSEVGHMNIGAGRVVYQDLVRINKAIRERKLGLVPALEKAFEYARLNGKPVHLMGLLSDGGVHSHLDHLKALCTLAHDADVHNVFIHAFTDGRDTDPKGGVSYVNDLEQHLQRGASGKIASIVGRYYAMDRDNRWERVKVAYDLLVNGKGTASQNLIQSMLDSYKEGVTDEFLKPIVKTGADGLPLATIQEGDVVICFNFRTDRGREITQALTQQDFHAFEMHRLNLHYLTMTNYDATFVGVTPIFEKDNLENTLGEVLAANHKTQIRIAETEKYPHVTFFFSGGREVEFAGENRIMRNSPKVATYDLQPEMSAYELRDALVPELQAKSADFVVLNFANTDMVGHTGVFEAAVKAAEAVDACTRDVVETALAAGYACIVIADHGNAEFMMNPDGSPNTAHTTNLVPCILADTDYHGALADGKLGDIAPTVLALMGVPQPAVMTGQSLLLANAPARA, from the coding sequence ATGAACAAACAGGTATTGTTGGTAATTCTGGACGGCTGGGGTCTGGCGCAGAATAAGGAGGTTTCGGCCATCGACAAGGCCCAGACGCCCTTTGTGGATTCGTTGTTCGAGCGGTTTCCGCACAGCAAGCTGCAGGCTTCCGGCGAGGCCGTAGGTTTGCCGGACGGACAGATGGGCAACTCGGAAGTAGGCCACATGAACATCGGGGCCGGCCGCGTGGTGTACCAGGATCTGGTGCGCATCAACAAAGCCATCCGGGAGCGGAAGCTGGGCCTCGTGCCGGCGCTGGAAAAAGCCTTCGAGTATGCCCGCCTTAACGGCAAGCCCGTGCACCTGATGGGGCTGCTCTCCGATGGCGGCGTGCATTCGCACCTCGACCACCTCAAAGCCCTGTGCACCCTTGCCCACGACGCCGACGTGCACAACGTGTTCATCCATGCCTTCACCGACGGCCGCGACACCGACCCCAAGGGTGGCGTGAGCTACGTCAATGACCTCGAGCAGCACCTGCAGCGCGGGGCCAGCGGCAAGATTGCCTCCATCGTGGGGCGCTACTACGCCATGGACCGCGACAACCGCTGGGAACGGGTGAAAGTAGCCTACGACCTGCTGGTGAACGGCAAAGGCACGGCCTCGCAGAACCTGATCCAGAGCATGCTCGACTCCTATAAGGAAGGCGTGACCGACGAGTTCCTGAAGCCGATTGTGAAAACCGGCGCCGACGGCCTGCCGCTGGCCACCATTCAGGAAGGCGACGTGGTGATCTGCTTCAACTTCCGCACCGACCGGGGCCGCGAAATCACGCAGGCCCTGACGCAGCAGGACTTCCACGCCTTTGAGATGCACCGGCTGAACCTGCATTACCTCACCATGACCAACTACGACGCCACGTTTGTGGGCGTCACGCCTATTTTCGAGAAGGATAACCTCGAAAATACGCTGGGTGAGGTGCTGGCCGCAAACCACAAAACGCAGATCCGGATTGCCGAAACCGAGAAGTATCCGCACGTGACGTTCTTTTTCTCCGGGGGGCGCGAGGTGGAGTTTGCCGGCGAAAACCGCATCATGCGCAACTCGCCCAAGGTAGCCACCTACGACCTGCAGCCCGAGATGAGCGCCTACGAGCTGCGCGACGCGCTGGTGCCCGAGCTGCAAGCCAAGTCGGCCGACTTCGTGGTGCTCAACTTCGCCAACACCGACATGGTGGGCCACACCGGCGTGTTTGAGGCTGCCGTGAAGGCCGCCGAAGCCGTGGACGCCTGCACCCGCGACGTGGTGGAAACGGCCCTGGCCGCCGGCTACGCCTGCATCGTCATTGCCGACCACGGCAACGCCGAGTTCATGATGAACCCCGACGGCTCGCCCAACACGGCCCACACCACCAACCTGGTGCCCTGCATTCTGGCCGACACCGACTACCACGGCGCCCTCGCCGATGGCAAGCTCGGCGACATTGCGCCCACGGTGCTGGCCCTGATGGGCGTGCCACAGCCCGCCGTAATGACCGGCCAGAGCCTGCTGCTTGCTAACGCTCCGGCCCGTGCCTAA
- a CDS encoding secondary thiamine-phosphate synthase enzyme YjbQ yields the protein MIYFQKRLRLPAVRRGFHLITDLLVAELPELEQLRMGTAHFFIQHTSASLSINENADPTVRHDFEAYFNQAVPENAPYFRHTLEGPDDMPAHLKAAMLGHAVSVPISNGELALGTWQGIYLGEHRNQGGRRWVVATLMGSE from the coding sequence ATGATCTACTTCCAGAAGCGGCTGCGGCTGCCGGCCGTGCGCCGGGGCTTTCATCTGATTACCGATCTGCTGGTGGCGGAATTGCCCGAGCTGGAGCAGCTGCGGATGGGCACGGCGCACTTCTTCATTCAGCATACCTCGGCCAGCCTGAGCATCAATGAAAACGCCGACCCCACCGTGCGCCACGATTTCGAGGCCTACTTCAACCAGGCCGTACCCGAAAACGCGCCCTACTTCCGCCACACCCTGGAAGGCCCCGACGACATGCCCGCGCACCTGAAAGCGGCTATGCTGGGCCACGCCGTGAGTGTGCCCATCAGCAACGGCGAGCTGGCGCTGGGCACCTGGCAGGGCATTTATCTGGGTGAGCACCGCAACCAGGGCGGCCGCCGCTGGGTGGTGGCTACCCTGATGGGAAGTGAGTAA
- the prfA gene encoding peptide chain release factor 1 — MLDKLEAIQQRFNDVSELLTQPDAMSDMKRFKSLNKEYKDLGKIVTEYKAYQNVLANIDGAKEVISTEKDEDFRQMAKDELETLYPEQERLEGVIKDLLLPRDPNDSKDVIMEIRAGAGGDEAAIFAGDLQRMYMRYAEKNGLKMDLIDATEGTSGGYKEIILAVKGEDVYGKLKFESGVHRVQRVPATETQGRIHTSVASIVVMPEAEELDVQIDMNDVRKDLFMSSGPGGQSVNTTYSAVRLTHLPTGLVAQCQDQKSQLKNFDKALQVLRSRLYEIELAKKNEAEGAARKNMIGGGDRSDKIRTYNYPQGRVTDHRIGFTVYNLASVMDGNIDDFVEQLRLAESAERLKEGVS, encoded by the coding sequence ATGCTAGATAAACTGGAGGCCATCCAACAGCGCTTCAACGACGTGAGCGAGCTGCTAACCCAGCCTGACGCCATGAGCGACATGAAACGCTTTAAGTCCTTGAACAAAGAATACAAGGACCTGGGCAAGATCGTGACCGAGTACAAGGCCTACCAGAACGTGCTGGCCAACATCGACGGCGCCAAGGAGGTCATCTCGACTGAAAAGGACGAGGACTTCCGCCAGATGGCGAAGGACGAGCTGGAAACGCTCTACCCCGAGCAGGAGCGCCTCGAAGGCGTCATCAAAGACCTGCTGCTCCCGCGCGACCCCAACGACAGCAAGGACGTCATCATGGAAATCCGGGCCGGGGCCGGCGGCGACGAAGCGGCCATCTTTGCCGGCGACCTGCAACGCATGTACATGCGCTACGCCGAAAAGAACGGCCTCAAGATGGACCTCATCGATGCCACCGAAGGTACTTCGGGCGGCTACAAGGAAATTATCCTGGCCGTGAAGGGCGAGGACGTGTACGGCAAGCTCAAGTTTGAGAGCGGCGTGCACCGTGTGCAGCGCGTGCCGGCCACCGAAACCCAGGGCCGCATCCACACCTCGGTGGCCTCCATTGTGGTGATGCCGGAAGCCGAGGAGCTGGACGTACAGATTGACATGAACGACGTGCGCAAGGACCTGTTTATGTCCAGCGGGCCCGGCGGGCAGTCGGTAAACACCACCTACTCGGCCGTGCGCCTCACCCACTTGCCCACCGGCCTGGTGGCCCAGTGCCAGGACCAGAAGTCGCAGCTCAAGAACTTCGATAAGGCCCTGCAGGTACTTCGCTCGCGCCTCTATGAAATCGAGCTGGCCAAGAAAAACGAAGCCGAAGGCGCTGCCCGCAAAAACATGATTGGCGGCGGCGACCGGTCCGATAAAATCCGCACCTACAATTACCCCCAGGGCCGCGTAACCGACCACCGCATCGGGTTCACGGTGTACAACCTGGCCAGCGTGATGGACGGCAACATCGACGACTTCGTGGAGCAACTGCGCCTGGCCGAAAGCGCCGAGCGCCTGAAGGAAGGCGTGTCGTAA